The genome window GTACTGTGACTGTTAACAAGACTGGTACTTACCCATAGAAGTTTGTTAGAATTGCACTCAAATCATTCACCCAGGCCACATAAAATGAAACTCCAACAAACCCTAGTACGCAGAGTACTAAAAATGTGAGACAAATTCTAGGGTACTTCCACAGGGCGTACAATAAAACTGGTGATATCAAGTAGAGTTGGAAATCTATATTGAGATACCAGGATTGTCCCACacactgaaaatatttaagagtcaaaaaaattactgatTTTTCATGTTCACCATAGCGGTAACGTTGACGTAATTTTGAACGTAGAGCAACGCCGACCACCAATTGTTAGCGCAAGGTTGTTGAAGACTCTGATCAACGAGAGGCCACTTTGGCCCCGAACCCATGTATTTCAAAAGAGTTGCGCTCACGAGTACCACGATTGCAAAGGGTGCGGTTAATCTGTTATTCGaacgtaaacaaaaaatatttgtcttcTAGATCTAATTACCTGAGATATCTGTGCAGATAATATTGGAATAGATTGAAACGAATATTTTTGCACTTGGCTTTCATGAAACCGTACGAGATTAGGACGCTTCCTATCGTGAAAAAGGTGTCAACGGAGAGAGTACCACTAAGTATAAACGTGCTGTACAAGTTGTTTGACCAttctattaaatatttcgtgttgGTAATGGAAGAGTGCCTTTGGGATGTAAATATGTGCCCATAAACAATCCACACCATGCTGAGGCATTTAAGACCATCGAGACAGGGGAGTTGGTCAGGTGTCGGGGTGGTAATTTTGAACAGCTTTCTACTGTTGGTGTAGGCTGAAAAGCCCTTGACGAGGAGAGGGCAAGATGCTAGAAGAGGTGTCAGTTGacacaaaaatttagaattggtAGTGGTAGGTACTCACTGTGCCCATAGAATATGCAAAATATGTCGTATAGAGTCGAGAGTACGACCATTGATAATAACAAAGCTAAAATCGCTCTGGAAGAAAATAGATAGAAATGGTACCACTTGGTGGTGCGCTACGTACAAGGTTACTATGGCGCTATTGGTCAGTGTAGGGTTCACTTCCTTGACAGTTTGGCAGAGCAAATCGGAAAACCTAACACTCACTTCTTCTCCGACGACATTCGCCAATAGAAAATCCCCCACGAGATCGGCGTCGTCAGTGGTGCATTCATTAGGTAGGCACAGAGCCCAGAGAAGTCTCGCTGGTAACATCGCGCGATCAGTACCGAATTTGTCGAGAGAAATAATTTCCAACATCTGGAATTTGACTGTTAAATGACATTCGCAATGATCCAAACTTGGTACTTCTTGGTTCTTGACGACGAGATCTCCTAGGCAGTACTTGCCGAGAATTGCCCCCGTTTTGGTACTAGCTTCGATATTGACGCATTGCTCAAAGTCTCCCATTTCGCCGAAATTCAATGACCACAATCCAGACGGAATCTTCGAAGTGGCGTCGACCACTATGCAAGAATTGATAAACAAAACTTTACTGCAACGGTACTTACTTTGCAGGGCCCAGGAGTACTGGTCTATGGTGAAGTTGGAAAAAAACTCGTCGAAttgcaagtgacatttttgtGTGAGGGACAATTGTGACACATTAAGGCTACTAATGATTGATTGTTGTATCTTGGTACTATACGCACTTGTACTTGTTAGTACCAAAACTAGAATTAGTACCGCTTTCTGCATTTCGATGTCTCCACTAAATCACAAGCGCGTCTAATTCTCAATGGTGCATAAACACTGGTACCTTGGGGTTAACCTTAACTTGGCAATAAGTAAtgtaaatgtattttattatggCAATTGTTGGAATTTATAAGACACTTGACccatttattgaaatatttttatagttaGTACCGAAAACTGTAGATTTTTGAATATGAGAAACGTGAAAGcgaaacaaattatttgcacAATCAACAAAATATGTCACTCTTGTctaatttcttttataaaaCTAGGTCAACAAATGTGTAAAGGAAAGACTTGTttacaaaaaatgattttattaataattataaaattaacaatactATCTATGGTACTACTTTTCCACTTCACTTTAAACATCTCTCTTTCGATGCTCCTTTTTACACAAACTCTCTAAAACACAATTGTGGAAATGGTACCACCACTGGGAAAAAAACACTTACGTATCAACATTTCTTCTATTACTGTGATCGGAGATTCTGTCATCAATATCAACAAATAAGACAGTCCCGCACTGAACCACAGAATACCCCAAAAATCGTACGcctgcaaaaaaaatttcaagtaaCAATAAAAGCTACCGGTTGGTACCAACCAAGTTAAAGTTACTGAAATAACCGGGCCGTTTTTTATCGTAAGAAATCATATACAAGAGTGTCACGTGGATCAGGTATATACAATAGATAAAT of Tenebrio molitor chromosome 6, icTenMoli1.1, whole genome shotgun sequence contains these proteins:
- the LOC138133007 gene encoding nose resistant to fluoxetine protein 6-like encodes the protein MQKAVLILVLVLTSTSAYSTKIQQSIISSLNVSQLSLTQKCHLQFDEFFSNFTIDQYSWALQSKYRCSKVLFINSCIVVDATSKIPSGLWSLNFGEMGDFEQCVNIEASTKTGAILGKYCLGDLVVKNQEMLEIISLDKFGTDRAMLPARLLWALCLPNECTTDDADLVGDFLLANVVGEEVSVRFSDLLCQTVKEVNPTLTNSAIVTLAILALLLSMVVLSTLYDIFCIFYGHTSCPLLVKGFSAYTNSRKLFKITTPTPDQLPCLDGLKCLSMVWIVYGHIFTSQRHSSITNTKYLIEWSNNLYSTFILSGTLSVDTFFTIGSVLISYGFMKAKCKNIRFNLFQYYLHRYLRLTAPFAIVVLVSATLLKYMGSGPKWPLVDQSLQQPCANNWWSALLYVQNYVNVTAMCVGQSWYLNIDFQLYLISPVLLYALWKYPRICLTFLVLCVLGFVGVSFYVAWVNDLSAILTNFYGNVSNYENLYYFLTHTRCAPWFIGLILGYYIFKLKQDEFKLKLNKTMVWIIWGVCLGTMLACSLGGYGTLRGEEYDRWGNAIHIALVRPVWSLAVSWVILACTNDYGGPVNWVLSLPIYQVLNKFTYSIYLTHLTILYMITYDKKRPDYFSGFNMAYDFWGILWFSGGISYLLVLMTESPISVIETILFGSFGKKKQPKRDIEHGVDKAAFEK